A section of the Methanoregula formicica SMSP genome encodes:
- a CDS encoding DUF5131 family protein produces MAQNSGIEWTETTWNPVTGCSKISPGCRHCYAERMALRLQAMGQPNYRNGFAVTLHERMLPLPLEWRKPRMIFVNSMSDLFHKDVPTSFIRKTFDVMRKASWHTFQVLTKRSNRFREIEQSIAIPKNVWLGVSVECEDYLYRIDELRATSAQTKFLSLEPLIGPLPGLNLQGIDWVIVGGESGPGARPMQEEWVTDIRDVCLASNVPFFFKQWGGVFKKRAGRILEGRTWDQMPATV; encoded by the coding sequence ATGGCTCAAAATTCCGGTATCGAATGGACAGAAACAACATGGAACCCGGTCACCGGGTGCTCCAAGATCAGCCCGGGCTGCAGGCATTGTTATGCTGAGCGGATGGCTCTCCGGCTCCAAGCAATGGGCCAGCCGAATTACCGGAACGGATTTGCGGTGACCTTACACGAGCGGATGCTTCCGCTTCCTCTTGAATGGAGAAAGCCACGGATGATCTTTGTCAATTCAATGAGTGATCTCTTCCACAAAGATGTTCCGACCTCCTTCATCAGGAAAACATTTGATGTCATGCGAAAGGCATCGTGGCATACATTTCAAGTTCTCACAAAACGTTCCAATCGCTTCAGAGAGATCGAACAATCGATCGCGATACCGAAAAATGTCTGGCTGGGTGTCAGCGTTGAGTGCGAGGATTATCTCTATCGTATCGATGAACTCAGAGCAACAAGTGCGCAAACAAAATTCCTCTCGCTCGAACCATTGATCGGTCCGCTTCCGGGTCTGAACCTTCAAGGCATTGACTGGGTCATTGTTGGTGGCGAGTCCGGGCCCGGGGCACGGCCGATGCAGGAAGAATGGGTCACTGATATCCGCGATGTTTGTCTTGCATCAAACGTCCCGTTCTTTTTCAAGCAGTGGGGTGGTGTGTTCAAGAAGCGTGCAGGCCGGATCCTTGAAGGCCGGACGTGGGACCAGATGCCGGCAACAGTATAG
- a CDS encoding V-type ATP synthase subunit I encodes MLQAMKRIQVVGPREDLGQVVDFLYQAGTVHLEKATELVSKEEIRLDSVRQEETAEVSSVLATISAILSTLPITADDETAQDALRASLSSMTYKEILARSREIIHTLETTTRELAAKKGELVLSVTNLNRYEKVLDIIQPIEKELPVLEGFEVTILLIQQEHKDVLDLIKKELLAITGDRFEMTSTTVDAETLAAIMVFPKKFSEEIHSFIYSVNVNEVRLPKEYSGRPFYEMYALLEDSRLRAQDEIARIDRELLAFSATWYQELVVLKTYLDNIHCELGAYRNFGQSEYAFVIMGWIPKKHVKKTQQELKARFSGRVVLCELPTSEKDMESAPVFYDNPFWVKPFEFIMQLVTPPRYRELDPSPILAIFFPLFFGIMVGDIGYGLVILAFALVIRHRFRAMAFARSLADILIISSIPAIFFGYLFGEFFGDFGEHMGWFHPVHFLGITWNRVDAMIPMLVLAILLGVIHVLLGLVIGIRNAVITKKRKHLYEKCGMLLMIVALIVLITTLAGFLPEVAMYPAIALVIVALPLILLGAGIFGTIEVMSTVGNILSYARLMAIGMASVILAIVANRLGGAFEIAIIGIIVALLLHALNIVLAMFSPSIHSMRLHLVEFFSKFYEGGGVPYKPFARPAGEGEKKGE; translated from the coding sequence ATGCTCCAAGCGATGAAACGGATCCAGGTGGTCGGACCCCGGGAGGATCTCGGGCAGGTAGTGGATTTCCTGTACCAGGCAGGCACGGTCCACCTTGAGAAAGCAACCGAGCTTGTCTCAAAGGAGGAGATCCGCCTTGACAGCGTGCGGCAGGAGGAGACGGCAGAAGTCTCCTCGGTCCTTGCCACCATCAGCGCAATCCTCTCAACCCTTCCAATTACCGCAGACGATGAAACCGCCCAGGATGCGCTGAGGGCTTCCCTTTCGTCAATGACCTACAAGGAGATCCTTGCCCGGAGCCGCGAGATCATCCACACGCTCGAGACGACGACACGGGAGCTTGCGGCAAAGAAAGGCGAACTCGTGCTCTCGGTAACAAACCTGAACCGGTACGAGAAGGTCCTCGACATCATCCAGCCGATCGAAAAGGAACTCCCCGTGCTCGAAGGCTTCGAGGTCACGATCCTCCTCATCCAGCAGGAGCACAAGGATGTCCTGGACCTGATCAAAAAGGAACTCCTCGCAATCACGGGTGATCGTTTCGAGATGACCTCAACAACGGTCGATGCAGAGACCCTTGCGGCCATCATGGTCTTTCCCAAGAAATTTTCCGAAGAGATCCACTCCTTCATCTACTCCGTGAACGTGAACGAGGTCCGCCTGCCAAAGGAATATTCCGGCCGACCGTTCTACGAGATGTATGCCCTTCTCGAGGACAGCCGGCTCCGGGCCCAGGACGAGATAGCCCGGATCGACCGTGAACTCCTCGCTTTCTCTGCAACATGGTACCAGGAGCTCGTTGTCCTGAAAACCTATCTCGATAATATCCACTGCGAACTCGGGGCGTACCGGAACTTCGGGCAGTCCGAGTATGCGTTTGTGATCATGGGATGGATCCCCAAAAAACACGTAAAGAAAACCCAGCAGGAGCTGAAAGCCCGGTTCAGCGGTCGGGTTGTCCTCTGCGAGCTTCCGACAAGCGAGAAGGACATGGAGAGTGCCCCGGTCTTTTATGACAATCCCTTCTGGGTGAAACCGTTCGAGTTCATCATGCAGCTTGTCACACCGCCGCGGTACCGCGAGCTCGATCCGTCCCCCATCCTTGCGATCTTCTTCCCGCTCTTCTTCGGGATCATGGTCGGGGACATCGGGTACGGGCTCGTCATCCTCGCCTTCGCGCTCGTGATCCGGCACAGGTTCCGGGCCATGGCATTTGCCCGGAGCCTTGCCGACATCCTGATCATCTCATCGATCCCGGCCATCTTCTTTGGCTACCTCTTTGGCGAATTCTTCGGCGATTTCGGCGAGCACATGGGCTGGTTCCACCCGGTCCATTTCCTTGGCATCACGTGGAACCGGGTGGACGCGATGATCCCGATGCTCGTACTCGCGATCCTGCTGGGTGTCATCCACGTCCTCCTCGGTCTCGTCATCGGCATCCGGAACGCGGTCATCACGAAGAAACGTAAGCACCTGTACGAGAAGTGCGGCATGCTGCTGATGATCGTGGCACTGATCGTCCTGATCACTACCCTCGCGGGATTCCTGCCGGAAGTTGCCATGTACCCGGCCATCGCTCTTGTCATCGTTGCCCTGCCGCTCATCCTTCTGGGGGCCGGGATCTTCGGCACCATCGAAGTGATGAGCACGGTAGGGAACATCCTCTCGTACGCCCGGCTGATGGCAATCGGCATGGCCTCGGTCATTCTCGCGATCGTTGCCAACCGGCTTGGCGGGGCATTCGAGATCGCCATCATCGGCATCATCGTTGCCCTCCTGCTGCATGCCCTCAACATCGTGCTTGCGATGTTCTCTCCTTCGATCCACTCGATGCGTCTCCATCTCGTGGAATTCTTCAGCAAGTTCTACGAAGGAGGCGGGGTGCCGTACAAGCCGTTTGCCCGGCCGGCGGGGGAGGGGGAGAAGAAGGGGGAGTGA
- a CDS encoding V-type ATPase subunit subunit G family protein yields MDTERTLLQQIRDKEQELGSRIEGTRKNAAAMIAAAQSEADDLVCTAESLAKTSAEKVYWTERGRTETEIAELKRAAEQDTAAAIARAEKNIPAAADAIVRYVTGEQ; encoded by the coding sequence ATGGATACCGAACGGACGCTCCTGCAGCAGATCCGGGACAAAGAGCAGGAACTGGGATCCCGGATCGAGGGGACGAGAAAAAACGCCGCCGCGATGATCGCTGCAGCACAGAGCGAGGCCGATGATCTCGTCTGCACGGCTGAGAGCCTGGCAAAGACTTCCGCGGAAAAGGTCTACTGGACGGAACGGGGGAGGACCGAGACCGAGATCGCAGAGCTGAAGAGGGCAGCAGAGCAGGATACCGCCGCGGCAATAGCCCGGGCGGAGAAAAACATTCCCGCTGCTGCCGATGCGATCGTTAGGTACGTGACCGGGGAGCAGTGA
- a CDS encoding DUF1646 family protein, translating into MDMLANVGLLIIFILVLILPFRVKYIECNLEAFLFVCGVAALTLSGFITLPGEQTGWSIAIVEEALFSSLNIASIWGIPVGIVQIVLLFGLLIYFFHHRMQEAIVGMVDRIPLKWIVFLLIVGLGLVSSIISAILAAIILVEIVNALPIVQKAKVEVTVVSCFSIGLGAGLTPLGEPLSTIVVSKLSGAPYYAGFTFLFDRLALFIIPAVLALGVVGVVLFSRSHTGNEKLECIVQRESLREIFLRAGKVYLFIMALVFLGEGFKPLILQYIISIPSAGLYWINIVSAVLDNATLAAAEISPALSAQQITSALMGLLIAGGMLIPGNIPNIIAACKLGITSSEWARIGVPLGLALMAVFFAILFVPAWLGFA; encoded by the coding sequence ATGGACATGCTGGCAAACGTTGGGCTTCTCATCATCTTTATACTCGTGCTCATCCTCCCGTTCCGGGTGAAATATATCGAGTGTAATCTCGAAGCATTCCTCTTTGTCTGTGGTGTCGCAGCGCTGACCCTTTCCGGGTTCATCACCCTTCCCGGGGAGCAGACCGGCTGGAGCATCGCGATCGTTGAGGAGGCGCTCTTCTCCTCGCTGAACATCGCAAGCATCTGGGGCATCCCTGTCGGGATCGTCCAGATCGTCCTCCTCTTCGGTCTCCTGATCTACTTCTTCCACCACCGTATGCAGGAAGCGATTGTCGGTATGGTTGACCGGATCCCGCTGAAATGGATAGTCTTTCTCCTCATCGTCGGGCTCGGCCTGGTTTCAAGCATCATCTCCGCAATCCTTGCCGCGATCATCCTGGTCGAGATCGTCAACGCCCTGCCGATCGTGCAGAAGGCCAAGGTGGAGGTGACCGTTGTCTCCTGTTTCTCCATCGGCCTCGGGGCGGGCCTTACCCCCTTAGGGGAACCCCTGTCCACGATCGTTGTCTCGAAACTCTCGGGCGCCCCGTATTATGCCGGGTTCACCTTCCTCTTCGACCGGCTGGCCCTCTTCATCATCCCGGCCGTCCTTGCGCTCGGGGTCGTCGGGGTGGTCCTCTTCTCCCGGAGCCACACCGGCAATGAGAAACTTGAATGTATCGTCCAGCGCGAGTCGCTCAGAGAGATCTTCCTCCGGGCCGGCAAGGTGTATCTCTTCATCATGGCCCTTGTCTTCCTGGGGGAGGGGTTCAAGCCGCTGATCCTCCAGTATATCATCAGCATCCCGTCAGCCGGCCTGTACTGGATCAACATTGTCTCAGCAGTCCTTGACAACGCGACCCTTGCCGCAGCAGAGATCAGCCCGGCGCTCTCCGCCCAGCAGATCACAAGTGCTCTCATGGGCCTGCTCATTGCCGGCGGGATGCTCATCCCCGGGAATATCCCCAACATCATCGCGGCCTGCAAGCTGGGGATCACCAGCAGCGAGTGGGCAAGGATCGGCGTCCCTCTCGGCCTTGCGCTGATGGCAGTCTTCTTTGCCATCCTCTTTGTCCCGGCCTGGCTTGGCTTTGCGTGA
- a CDS encoding HEAT repeat domain-containing protein, producing the protein MSDAGGNMAVAEKVEQEIARLSDPSLDVRHAAVAALQEIGEPAVVPLLKELAEAGDNDRRWYAAVALSRIGVPAIAPLIEAMKANPAQAFRRYGAAALGEMGAKAVTPLIDAMASDEAELRGFLSQALCRIGTPAIEPLRQRLHDADEIVRSCATLTLWKLGEAGVPVIVEDARKED; encoded by the coding sequence ATGAGCGATGCAGGCGGGAACATGGCGGTGGCAGAGAAGGTTGAACAGGAGATTGCACGATTGTCCGATCCCTCCCTTGATGTCCGCCACGCTGCTGTTGCGGCCCTCCAGGAGATCGGGGAGCCGGCGGTTGTCCCGCTTCTTAAGGAACTTGCGGAAGCAGGAGACAATGACCGGCGCTGGTACGCAGCGGTTGCCCTCTCCCGGATCGGTGTTCCCGCCATCGCACCGCTCATTGAAGCCATGAAGGCCAACCCGGCGCAGGCATTCCGGCGCTATGGTGCAGCAGCACTGGGGGAGATGGGGGCAAAAGCTGTTACTCCGCTCATCGATGCCATGGCGTCCGATGAGGCAGAGCTCCGTGGTTTTCTTTCGCAGGCGCTCTGCCGGATTGGCACCCCCGCCATCGAGCCCCTGCGGCAGCGGCTGCATGATGCGGACGAGATTGTCCGGTCATGTGCCACGCTCACGCTCTGGAAGCTGGGCGAGGCGGGCGTGCCGGTCATTGTTGAAGACGCCAGAAAAGAAGACTAA
- a CDS encoding efflux RND transporter permease subunit encodes MIKEIFEGIAHAITRRPKLVACLLVAVFCIGLYGMTLLSMQTGWETYVDKDTPQGALQAKYNQEYKSASIILIIEAGDPLSPDVLAYIDDLEKNIKQQQNIESVGSITDYLKAYNGGSLPSSKDETLVLVNALPEDLRSTLYPSNVLTLVQIKLTPSLSEDVQKSVLNNIESVIDSSPIPPGVTVEMSGSPAFAQQMGAGLTSNMGILIGGAMILMVITMGILFAYVRHRFMPVLLVGLGLITSLGLMGLAGISLNMAVIGAFPVLIGLGIDYAIQFHARFDEEARKGSLDDAVFMTVTRTGPAVLYAMLATSMGFVAMFISTVPMIRSFGLVAIIGINTCYWFSCIGMPTLGLLLNYKPKPQTGQCYAVGTDACDTVIGKEQNKKKSGFSYADFLTSTSVKIAKNPVPVLLLAGLIALIGFQIDPTIPVSSDENAFVPSDMPAKINIDKVTRIIGATSTADLMVQGSRVTDLDTVKWIKEFQDYELAHHKELTGATSIVTYILQYNGGAMPKTQAELDTVIAKIPQSTKEAYLSSPMNGIVRFSTTDMEMTQMNDLKEQMEKEIKFLEPPVGITVEPAGSFELYTSLLGSMSESKDQMTLLGFIFVFAFLILVYRHLHAVSPIIPIIFVVGWNAVMMYLIGLTYTPLTATLGSMTIGVAAEYTILVMERYAEEEERLHNPIAAIQESVQKIGSAITVSGLATFFGFSALCLATFPIISNFGISTLIAVGFSLTGAIFIMPAVLSLMGQLSEWLDSRKKGHTVPPTAASETPAAPAE; translated from the coding sequence ATGATCAAGGAAATCTTCGAGGGCATCGCACATGCCATCACCAGGAGGCCCAAACTCGTAGCCTGCCTGCTTGTCGCGGTCTTCTGCATTGGTCTGTATGGCATGACCCTGCTCTCCATGCAGACCGGATGGGAGACCTACGTTGACAAGGACACTCCCCAGGGCGCCCTCCAGGCAAAATACAACCAGGAGTACAAATCGGCTTCGATCATCCTCATCATCGAGGCAGGCGATCCGCTCAGCCCGGACGTTCTCGCATATATCGACGACCTTGAGAAGAACATCAAGCAGCAGCAGAATATCGAGAGCGTTGGGAGCATCACCGATTACCTCAAGGCGTACAACGGCGGCTCGCTTCCCTCATCAAAGGATGAGACCCTGGTGCTGGTCAACGCCCTTCCCGAAGACCTGCGCTCCACGCTCTATCCCTCCAATGTCTTAACACTCGTCCAGATCAAGCTCACGCCTAGCCTGTCCGAGGATGTGCAGAAATCGGTACTGAATAATATCGAGTCCGTCATCGATAGCTCCCCCATTCCGCCAGGCGTGACCGTAGAGATGTCCGGCTCCCCGGCATTCGCCCAGCAGATGGGTGCCGGTTTAACCAGCAACATGGGTATCCTCATTGGCGGGGCGATGATCCTGATGGTCATCACCATGGGGATCCTGTTCGCCTATGTCCGCCACCGCTTCATGCCGGTCCTTCTCGTGGGCCTTGGCCTCATCACATCGCTGGGGCTCATGGGCCTTGCCGGGATCTCCTTAAACATGGCCGTGATCGGGGCATTCCCGGTCCTGATCGGTCTTGGGATCGATTACGCCATCCAGTTCCATGCCCGGTTCGATGAAGAAGCACGGAAGGGATCGCTTGATGACGCGGTCTTCATGACCGTGACCCGTACCGGCCCTGCCGTGCTGTACGCGATGCTGGCCACCTCCATGGGGTTCGTGGCCATGTTCATTTCGACTGTCCCGATGATCCGCTCGTTCGGGCTGGTCGCCATCATCGGTATTAATACCTGTTACTGGTTCTCCTGCATTGGCATGCCCACGCTCGGCCTCCTCTTAAACTACAAGCCCAAACCGCAGACCGGGCAGTGCTACGCAGTTGGGACAGATGCCTGTGACACGGTCATCGGAAAGGAGCAGAACAAAAAGAAGAGCGGCTTCTCGTACGCAGATTTCCTTACCAGCACCTCGGTGAAGATTGCAAAGAACCCGGTGCCGGTCCTGCTCCTTGCAGGCCTTATTGCCCTCATCGGCTTCCAGATCGACCCGACCATCCCGGTCAGTTCTGATGAGAACGCGTTTGTCCCCTCTGACATGCCGGCCAAGATCAACATCGACAAGGTCACTCGCATTATCGGGGCAACCAGCACCGCGGACTTAATGGTCCAGGGGTCCCGCGTCACGGATCTTGATACGGTAAAATGGATCAAAGAGTTCCAGGACTATGAACTGGCCCATCACAAGGAGCTGACAGGCGCGACCAGCATTGTCACCTACATCCTCCAGTACAATGGCGGCGCGATGCCCAAAACCCAGGCAGAGCTCGACACCGTCATTGCGAAGATCCCCCAGAGCACGAAAGAGGCATACCTCAGCAGCCCCATGAACGGGATCGTCCGGTTCAGCACCACCGACATGGAAATGACCCAGATGAACGATCTCAAAGAGCAGATGGAAAAGGAGATCAAGTTCCTCGAACCACCCGTCGGGATCACAGTCGAACCGGCCGGGAGTTTCGAACTCTACACCAGCCTGCTCGGGTCAATGTCGGAGTCCAAGGACCAGATGACCCTGCTCGGTTTCATCTTCGTCTTTGCGTTCCTGATCCTGGTATACCGCCACCTCCACGCGGTCTCCCCGATCATCCCGATCATCTTCGTTGTCGGCTGGAACGCGGTGATGATGTACCTCATCGGCCTTACCTACACTCCGCTGACGGCAACGCTCGGGTCCATGACGATCGGTGTCGCCGCCGAGTACACCATCCTGGTGATGGAGCGCTATGCCGAAGAGGAGGAGCGGCTGCACAACCCGATTGCCGCAATCCAGGAGAGCGTCCAGAAGATCGGCAGCGCCATCACGGTTTCGGGCCTTGCAACCTTCTTCGGGTTCTCGGCACTCTGCCTTGCCACCTTCCCCATCATCAGCAACTTCGGCATCTCGACCCTGATCGCAGTCGGGTTCTCCCTGACGGGCGCGATCTTCATCATGCCCGCGGTGCTCTCGCTGATGGGGCAGCTCTCCGAATGGCTTGATTCACGGAAGAAAGGGCACACCGTGCCGCCGACTGCCGCCAGTGAAACTCCGGCAGCACCGGCAGAATAG